A single window of Leptospira wolffii serovar Khorat str. Khorat-H2 DNA harbors:
- a CDS encoding GAF domain-containing SpoIIE family protein phosphatase has protein sequence MSCEFCGESYKPEGKLKEGKFLCGSCGREWILEKRRGTRIKPPPEPTLSNEILLEFLSLFNTSPNLDDLLQNFTNLAFRKLNLPGISVMVYEPRLDRILVKSCKNRKGPALERLAFRMEIKKGEDNGPLGQAIETCKSIYYKFAEQSHKQIRQYGRVNKVVSELSVPIHLKDEVLGLINVDYEKDDPIQVEKDKYFLELIASQFATTLKNRILFEVSQTQSRNFRNLHSAALKLSSLGFKYRAEIFRVILLSLTEFSESETILLLERKSQSKEDKIRFEGHLLTGSPRAPELKLNLPLRGDWDVLNSASDRAIHLDSSQVKEWKVFGNGKKQLAILPVLKSEESEIWIILAKQEELHWSPEEIDVLNAFAVQAGISIQNFHLFHQRAEKERLDKEIEIARDLQRSLLPRKMPEHPSYEFGGLMIPAIGVGGDYYDFITDPSNKETYICIGDVSGKGVPAGIVMATIRTVIHSLVRINPTPWEIMNTVNTYLYHNYFKDSISPRFMSLTILHWNRLENRFQFSGAGQGSILIYRKKTDSLEEISTGGVVLGIEPDIGPFENRGEFRLEPGDFFLMYTDGVWEAMDPEENCFEMERLQYCILAGKKENFPVLLDKILRAIKDFTGEREQTDDITLSGMKRLS, from the coding sequence ATGTCCTGCGAATTTTGCGGAGAATCTTATAAGCCCGAAGGCAAACTCAAAGAAGGAAAATTTCTTTGCGGTTCATGCGGACGAGAATGGATTCTGGAAAAGAGAAGGGGCACTCGTATCAAGCCTCCTCCCGAACCGACCCTTTCCAACGAAATACTGTTGGAGTTCCTATCCTTATTCAATACGAGTCCGAATCTGGACGACTTGTTACAGAATTTCACCAATCTGGCCTTTCGCAAATTGAATCTCCCGGGAATTTCCGTCATGGTTTACGAACCTAGACTGGATCGAATCCTTGTTAAGTCCTGCAAGAATAGAAAGGGTCCGGCTCTGGAAAGATTGGCCTTTCGAATGGAAATCAAGAAAGGAGAAGATAACGGACCTTTAGGACAAGCGATCGAAACCTGCAAGTCCATCTATTATAAATTCGCGGAGCAGTCCCATAAACAGATCCGCCAATACGGAAGAGTGAATAAGGTAGTCTCGGAACTTTCGGTGCCCATTCATTTAAAGGACGAGGTTTTAGGACTCATCAATGTGGATTATGAGAAAGACGATCCGATCCAAGTAGAGAAAGACAAATACTTCCTGGAATTAATAGCGAGTCAATTCGCCACCACTCTGAAGAATAGGATCCTATTCGAAGTCTCCCAAACCCAATCCAGGAATTTTAGAAACCTGCATTCTGCCGCGCTGAAGTTAAGCAGCCTCGGATTCAAATACAGAGCCGAAATCTTTCGAGTGATCCTCCTCTCTCTTACCGAATTTTCGGAAAGCGAAACCATTTTGCTTCTGGAAAGAAAATCGCAATCCAAAGAGGATAAGATCCGCTTCGAAGGACATCTTTTGACGGGAAGCCCTCGGGCCCCGGAACTTAAATTGAATCTGCCTCTAAGGGGAGATTGGGACGTTCTAAACTCCGCATCCGATCGAGCTATTCATCTCGATTCCTCTCAGGTAAAAGAATGGAAAGTCTTCGGAAACGGTAAGAAGCAATTGGCTATTCTACCCGTGCTGAAATCCGAAGAGTCCGAGATTTGGATCATTCTAGCCAAGCAGGAAGAATTGCATTGGAGCCCGGAAGAGATAGACGTTTTAAACGCATTCGCGGTCCAAGCGGGGATCTCCATCCAAAACTTTCACTTATTCCACCAAAGAGCCGAAAAGGAGAGATTGGATAAAGAAATAGAAATCGCCAGGGATCTCCAACGGTCTCTTCTACCCCGAAAAATGCCGGAGCATCCGTCGTATGAATTCGGAGGCCTCATGATACCGGCGATAGGAGTCGGAGGGGATTATTATGATTTCATTACGGATCCTTCAAACAAGGAAACCTATATATGTATAGGAGACGTGAGCGGAAAGGGAGTTCCTGCAGGAATCGTCATGGCTACGATCCGAACCGTAATCCATTCTTTGGTAAGGATCAATCCCACTCCTTGGGAAATAATGAATACGGTAAATACATATCTATACCATAACTACTTTAAGGATTCCATTTCTCCTCGATTCATGTCTCTCACGATTCTACACTGGAATCGACTCGAGAATCGATTCCAGTTCAGCGGCGCAGGACAAGGTAGCATTCTGATCTATAGAAAGAAGACCGACTCCTTGGAGGAAATCTCCACCGGGGGAGTCGTTCTCGGAATCGAACCGGACATCGGCCCTTTCGAGAATCGCGGAGAATTCCGATTAGAACCGGGAGATTTCTTTCTCATGTACACGGACGGAGTATGGGAGGCTATGGATCCGGAAGAAAATTGCTTTGAAATGGAAAGACTGCAATACTGTATATTGGCCGGTAAGAAAGAAAACTTTCCCGTTCTGTTAGATAAGATTCTTCGCGCTATAAAAGACTTTACCGGAGAACGGGAACAGACGGACGATATAACTCTAAGCGGGATGAAACGCCTTTCTTAA
- a CDS encoding ATP-binding protein, with protein sequence MKQELENIFQRAWDSLTFYHALMMGKKAIIAFSGGKDSALVLQFYLWLKQKALISKSPILYHLDHSIRNNSEQETSILEYAESLNLELFFKKKTSHSSAIKPA encoded by the coding sequence ATGAAACAAGAATTAGAGAATATTTTTCAAAGAGCCTGGGATTCCTTAACTTTTTACCACGCTTTGATGATGGGAAAAAAGGCGATCATCGCTTTTTCCGGCGGAAAGGATTCCGCTCTCGTTTTACAATTTTACCTCTGGTTAAAGCAAAAGGCGCTGATTTCCAAATCCCCGATCTTATATCATCTGGATCACTCCATTCGGAACAACTCGGAGCAGGAAACCTCGATCCTAGAATATGCAGAAAGTTTAAACTTAGAGCTTTTCTTTAAAAAAAAAACGTCCCACTCTTCTGCAATAAAACCGGCCTAA
- a CDS encoding ATP-binding protein, whose protein sequence is MERIAKRLEGYIVTGHHTEDYLETVLLQLIRGGGWNSLRTLGVFENNRLRPLVLFSDRDRKSAMNIGGWPVFEDESNESTKYLRNRIRSEILPILLREGADPDKIFRNFHDLEIPRPALKNQARQESEIRCVSRQILEKEQISVCKNILDLHLKSLGLHPLKSVFLSDLLAKIDANTSFSLENREAWFWKSVSSDLYILPKTALYFQDFQFEEEKLFLKWNGKTKKIPANCVPARDSENETILLGGIHKDVSEILREKEIPIPVRKMLPILKRGAKTVLVCLRMWDSRLDDIRSDDFNPDP, encoded by the coding sequence CTGGAAAGAATCGCCAAAAGGCTCGAAGGTTATATCGTAACCGGCCACCATACGGAAGATTATCTTGAGACGGTGCTTTTACAACTCATCCGAGGAGGAGGTTGGAATTCTCTTCGAACTCTCGGCGTTTTCGAAAACAATCGTCTCCGTCCTCTCGTACTTTTTTCCGATAGGGATAGGAAATCCGCCATGAACATCGGGGGCTGGCCCGTCTTTGAAGACGAGTCCAACGAATCTACTAAGTATCTTAGAAACCGGATTCGTTCCGAGATTCTCCCGATCCTATTGAGAGAAGGTGCTGATCCCGACAAGATCTTCAGAAATTTTCACGACCTAGAAATTCCTAGACCTGCCCTTAAGAACCAGGCAAGGCAAGAAAGCGAGATTCGATGCGTATCTAGACAGATCCTGGAGAAGGAACAAATTTCAGTCTGTAAAAACATTCTGGACCTGCACCTTAAAAGTCTTGGACTTCATCCTCTTAAGTCGGTATTCCTTTCCGACTTACTGGCTAAGATCGACGCGAATACTTCTTTCTCCTTGGAAAATCGAGAGGCTTGGTTTTGGAAAAGTGTCTCCTCTGATTTGTACATTCTTCCCAAGACAGCTCTTTACTTTCAGGATTTCCAATTTGAAGAGGAAAAATTATTTCTAAAATGGAACGGCAAAACCAAGAAAATTCCTGCAAATTGCGTTCCAGCTCGGGACTCGGAAAATGAAACCATTCTTCTGGGAGGAATTCATAAAGACGTTTCCGAAATCTTAAGGGAGAAAGAGATTCCGATTCCGGTAAGAAAAATGCTACCCATTCTAAAACGGGGAGCGAAAACTGTTTTGGTTTGTCTTCGGATGTGGGACTCTCGTTTGGACGATATCCGATCGGATGATTTTAATCCGGACCCTTAA
- the yihA gene encoding ribosome biogenesis GTP-binding protein YihA/YsxC encodes MEEIQELKPDPFFRDVKFYSSYADAAKVPVKGVPHIAFAGRSNSGKSRLLNAIVERKSLAKVSATPGKTKLLNFFLVSKSLFLVDTPGFGYSANSHKDHEQMMDLLMNYLNSAKDLKCLFLLSDAQRDLPEEELELIGTCFEKGTKPVLIRTKIDKLNQSELSKLRKKMKNIQGLYPMLEIVLVSPKYGKGLPELRKIIETLMKSIVVPAPAEDPLPEEIHEQA; translated from the coding sequence ATGGAAGAGATCCAAGAATTAAAGCCGGATCCATTCTTTCGGGATGTAAAATTCTATTCGTCTTACGCGGACGCGGCCAAAGTGCCGGTCAAGGGTGTTCCTCATATCGCGTTTGCAGGACGCTCCAATTCCGGAAAATCTAGACTATTAAACGCAATCGTAGAAAGGAAATCTTTGGCAAAGGTTTCCGCAACTCCCGGAAAAACCAAGCTCCTCAATTTCTTTCTGGTTTCCAAATCCCTCTTCCTGGTCGATACTCCTGGCTTCGGATATTCGGCTAATTCTCACAAGGACCATGAGCAGATGATGGATCTACTCATGAACTATCTAAATTCCGCCAAAGACTTGAAATGTCTTTTTCTACTTTCCGACGCTCAGCGCGATCTGCCTGAGGAGGAGTTGGAACTGATAGGAACCTGTTTCGAGAAAGGAACTAAACCGGTTCTAATCAGAACTAAGATCGATAAATTGAATCAATCCGAACTTTCCAAACTCCGCAAAAAGATGAAAAACATCCAAGGTCTGTATCCGATGTTGGAGATCGTCCTAGTGTCTCCTAAGTACGGAAAAGGTTTGCCGGAATTAAGAAAGATTATCGAGACTTTGATGAAATCGATCGTAGTCCCGGCTCCTGCGGAAGATCCTCTTCCCGAAGAAATCCACGAGCAAGCCTGA